A portion of the Cryptomeria japonica chromosome 5, Sugi_1.0, whole genome shotgun sequence genome contains these proteins:
- the LOC131042939 gene encoding L-type lectin-domain containing receptor kinase IX.1-like, with product MATSNIAQLIGVFCVLCALNTLSIPICMAESAGVNFGFNEFTRCNTSNILCVNDATISGHKVHLTNNTNVQVSNNTSGRIVYNQTIGISSIASFTTDIQFAMKYYNLSRDDQGGEGIAFFMASKEIATIARSADYYSGLPGNGYKLSPKMVGVEFYCYIYNCSIYTDVAGYLPSESYNKTYLNQTLNDGALWNSRIEYNDIEKYLQIFLTNASKTSMSQKDLVFAFPFDFSKYLPDNLVVGISASAQNSSQTHTILSWSFNTKAKTRKSSTKIIIVTIVGVFCCLAGALMIWKLFSIGKKRRLESRSRQTCENDEIEISMLVDQGPCRYKLEDLKAGTNNFSETQKLGQGGFGGVYKGVTGEANEVVAIKRISQGSRQGMKEFISEISIVSRVRHRNLVQLLGWCHEKGELLLVYEYMSNGSLDKHLFSKGASPPLQWSHRYRIALEIACGLLYLHEEWDQCIVHRDIKSSNVMLDGNFNAKLGDFGLARMLEHNRLSQTTIAAGTFGYLAPECVITGRTSPESDVYSFGAVALEIATGKRIVDERLQEHNMRLVEWVWDLYGQGKILEAADEKLNGEHEGAEMEQLIGIGLWCSHPDPLARPKIRQVVKLLKLEDRVPNLPQEIPVPTYAAFHGADFSVPSSFTMETSNALPSQSGNSSQVSS from the coding sequence ATGGCTACGTCTAACATTGCCCAATTAATTGGTGTGTTTTGTGTGCTCTGCGCACTGAATACTCTGTCTATCCCCATTTGTATGGCCGAGTCAGCAGGCGTGAACTTCGGCTTTAATGAATTCACGAGATGCAACACAAGCAACATTCTTTGTGTAAATGATGCCACAATATCTGGGCATAAAGTCCATCTTACAAACAATACAAACGTTCAAGTGAGCAACAACACTTCTGGGAGGATTGTTTACAACCAGACCATTGGGATCTCTTCTATTGCAAGCTTCACTACGGACATCCAGTTCGCTATGAAATATTATAATCTGAGTCGTGATGACCAAGGAGGAGAGGGAATTGCTTTCTTCATGGCATCTAAAGAAATCGCGACAATTGCTCGCTCAGCTGATTATTACAGTGGTCTTCCGGGAAATGGATATAAGTTGTCACCCAAGATGGTTGGTGTTGAATTTTATTGTTACATTTACAACTGCTCTATCTACACAGATGTTGCTGGCTATCTTCCTTCTGAGTCTTACAATAAAACATATTTGAATCAAACATTAAACGATGGTGCTTTGTGGAATTCACGAATAGAGTACAACGATATAGAAAAGTACCTGCAAATATTTCTCACAAATGCCTCCAAAACCTCCATGTCCCAAAAAGATCTTGTTTTTGCATTTCCTTTTGATTTCTCTAAATATCTCCCAGACAATCTTGTAGTAGGGATTTCTGCTTCTGCTCAAAATTCAAGTCAGACCCACACAATCCTTTCATGGAGTTTCAATACCAAGGCCAAAACAAGAAAGTCTTCAACCAAAATAATAATTGTTACGATTGTAGGAGTCTTTTGTTGTTTAGCAGGGGCACTTATGATCTGGAAATTGTTTTCCATTGGGAAGAAGAGGAGATTGGAAAGCAGAAGCAGACAAACATGCGAAAATGACGAAATAGAGATTAGCATGCTTGTAGACCAGGGGCCATGTAGATATAAGCTGGAGGATCTCAAGGCCGGAACAAACAATTTCAGTGAAACTCAAAAGTTGGGGCAGGGAGGATTTGGAGGTGTGTACAAAGGCGTTACAGGAGAAGCAAACGAAGTGGTAGCTATCAAGCGCATCTCACAAGGGTCGAGACAGGGAATGAAAGAATTCATCTCTGAAATAAGTATTGTTAGTCGCGTAAGACATCGGAACCTTGTTCAGCTTTTGGGATGGTGTCATGAGAAAGGAGAATTGCTTTTGGTGTACGAGTACATGTCCAATGGTAGCCTTGACAAACATCTTTTCAGCAAAGGAGCTTCTCCCCCATTACAGTGGAGTCACAGATATCGAATAGCTTTGGAAATAGCTTGTGGACTGTTGTATCTCCATGAAGAATGGGATCAATGTATTGTACACAGGGATATAAAATCCAGTAATGTTATGCTCGACGGCAATTTCAATGCAAAGCTTGGGGACTTCGGTTTGGCGCGCATGCTGGAGCACAATCGCTTGTCTCAGACCACAATAGCGGCTGGAACCTTTGGTTACCTGGCTCCTGAGTGTGTGATCACAGGAAGAACAAGCCCTGAATCAGATGTTTACAGCTTTGGTGCCGTGGCCTTGGAAATTGCTACAGGAAAGAGAATAGTAGATGAGAGATTGCAAGAGCATAATATGAGACTTGTAGAGTGGGTATGGGATCTTTATGGTCAAGGCAAAATTTTGGAAGCTGCTGATGAGAAATTAAATGGGGAGCATGAAGGGGCAGAAATGGAACAATTGATAGGAATAGGGTTGTGGTGCTCTCATCCAGATCCACTTGCAAGACCCAAAATTAGGCAAGTGGTAAAGCTGTTGAAGCTGGAAGATCGAGTGCCTAATCTTCCTCAAGAAATACCTGTGCCAACATATGCCGCATTTCATGGAGCCGACTTTTCAGTTCCATCTTCATTTACAATGGAGACTTCCAATGCACTCCCATCTCAATCAGGTAATTCATCTCAAGTCTCCTCCTGA